Proteins encoded within one genomic window of Anastrepha ludens isolate Willacy chromosome 4, idAnaLude1.1, whole genome shotgun sequence:
- the LOC128862117 gene encoding N-acetylgalactosamine kinase, whose amino-acid sequence MSASAQSAICMSNLELRPEHVLYARLRKLTEFYCSQFGQEPEFFVRMPGRVNIIGEHVDYCGYPVLPMAIEQCILLAVGYNAEHTFLQLRNVESTQYENFKCDLNALSIDLPTLGSPKWYNYYLCGVKGVYEQIQQSNNKPFIPIGMTIALSGNIPPASGLSSSSALVSAAVLATAYVHQLPLHRKQLASISARCERYIGTQGGGMDQAIAYLANAGCAQFIEFHPELNATPVLLSAGVCFIVANSLAAKNKAASSDFNERVVECRLATRILAKHTKLSNWRGMTRFVQLQESLQCTLGELEELVVKWLPQDIYTRAELCARELQVSNDEFEEEFLTANTQQMTQFKLRQRALHVIQESLRVAKFREICEQTTNNAIDMDIENQYSHPHINNGVNGVNGNLNLNSTKEISDEGKQIDAMKRFTAMSQLMRQSHQSLKELYECSHVDLDRLIALSDAFGVGARLTGAGWGGCIVACCESLEASTKYIQMLKDKYFKLLPAHLVERYGANDFNDVVFATFPANGAEIFKLKCA is encoded by the exons CGTCAACATAATCGGCGAGCATGTGGACTATTGTGGCTACCCAGTTCTGCCTATGGCTATTGAGCAGTGCATCCTGTTGGCTGTCGGGTATAATGCCGAGCATACATTTCTTCAACTGCGAAACGTCGAATCCACACAATACGAGAACTTCAAATGCGATTTGAATGCCCTAAG CATTGATTTGCCCACGCTTGGCAGCCCGAAATGGTACAATTACTATCTGTGCGGCGTGAAGGGCGTTTACGAGCAAATTCAACAGTCAAATAATAAACCATTCATTCCTATTGGCATGACAATCGCGCTCAGCGGTAACATACCACCGGCTTCGGGTTTGAGCAGCTCCAGTGCATTGGTTAGTGCCGCTGTACTCGCCACGGCATATGTACACCAGTTGCCTTTACATCGCAAGCAGTTGGCCTCCATATCGGCTCGTTGTGAACGCTACATTGGCACACAGGGTGGGGGTATGGATCAAGCCATCGCCTACTTGGCCAATGCTGGTTGTGCGCAATTCATTGAATTCCATCCAGAGCTTAACGCAACACCTGTACTGTTATCGGCGGGCGTATGCTTCATAGTGGCCAACAGTTTAGCGGCAAAGAACAAAGCTGCTTCATCGGATTTCAATGAGCGAGTTGTGGAATGTCGACTGGCGACGCGCATTCTTGCAAAGCATACCAAGCTCAGCAATTGGCGCGGAATGACTCGCTTTGTGCAATTGCAAGAGTCGTTACAGTGCACGCTCGGTGAGTTGGAAGAATTGGTGGTGAAATGGTTGCCACAAGATATTTACACGCGTGCTGAGTTGTGTGCACGCGAGCTGCAGGTCAGCAATGATGAATTCGAGGAAGAATTTCTTACAGCCAATACACAGCAAATGACGCAGTTCAAGCTGAGGCAACGCGCCCTTCATGTCATACAGG AGTCGCTGCGTGTTGCGAAATTTCGTGAAATTTGCGagcaaacaacaaacaatgCCATCGATATGGATATTGAAAATCAGTATTCCCATCCACATATCAACAATGGTGTGAACGGCGTTAACGGAAATCTGAATTTAAACAGTACCAAAGAAATAAGTGATGAAGGAAAGCAAATAGATGCGATGAAACGTTTTACAGCCATGTCACAATTGATGCGTCAATCACATCAAAGCCTCAAGGAGTTGTACGAGTGCTCACACGTTGATCTGGACCGATTGATTGCCTTATCCGATGCGTTCGGTGTGGGGGCACGGCTCACCGGAGCTGG TTGGGGTGGCTGCATTGTCGCTTGCTGTGAGTCCCTCGAAGCTTcaacaaaatatatacaaatgcttaaagataaatattttaagctactCCCGGCACATTTAGTGGAACGCTATGGGGCTAATGACTTTAATGATGTAGTATTTGCGACATTTCCTGCAAATGGCGCGGAAATTTTTAAACTGAAATGTGCGTGA